A section of the Gasterosteus aculeatus chromosome 10, fGasAcu3.hap1.1, whole genome shotgun sequence genome encodes:
- the LOC120826469 gene encoding uncharacterized protein LOC120826469 isoform X1 has protein sequence MASQVQREREEAFLIDQDPFRRNAYKLIVKMAQLISKAGGGTTHLLDEMLHSIFFLGKVNEPTFSPESILLDEEVLTELRELFPQAFELFSTHLPRRSPFSCVLDMIVFLKGREEEGEILSGLRELIIGLELGDSRELISSTLCVSQRTGIRNQVKYYGVSIAAASAIAPKKGPFPRRFLIAASCLYYWDEYIAGAVLTFSPKGKKKPDYDGTIQLSQWVRCQAFSLSQKKKEEENKTPPCLSCSNLFGLRTNSNDKWVYGNCGEVESLSNLFKTEGDVKQQVKPKSAKYSDQKRDKYKREMCRDLINCLREKNFTWREGDFYSPS, from the exons ATG GCTTCTCAAGTACAAAGAGAAAG AGAAGAAGCCTTTCTGATAGATCAGGATCCATTCAGACGAAATGCTTATAAGCTCATCGTTAAAATGGCTCAGCTGATTTCCAAAGCTGGTGGTGGTACCACACATCTACTGGATGAG ATGCTTCACAGCATCTTCTTTTTGGGGAAAGTCAACGAGCCGACGTTTTCTCCAGAAAGCATCCTGCTGGATGAGGAGGTGTTAACTGAGTTGAGGGAGTTGTTCCCTCAGGCCTTTGAGCTCTTTTCCACCCACCTACCCAGACGGAGTCCATTTTCATGTGTGCTGGACATG ATTGTCTTCCTGAaaggacgagaagaagaaggagaaatacTCAGTGGCCTACGAGAGCTCATCATTGGCCTGGAGCTCGGTGACTCAAGGGAGCtgatctcctccaccctctgcgtCTCACAAAGAACCGGCATCAGAAATCAAGTCAAGTACTACGGAGTCTCCATCGCCGCTGCCAGTGCTATTGCTCCCAAAAAAGGTCCCTTTCCTCGGCGATTCCTCATCGCGGCGTCCTGTCTCTACTACTGGGACGAGTATATAGCTGGTGCAGTGCTCACCTTCTctccaaaagggaaaaagaaaccaGATTATGATGGAACCATCCAGCTTTCACAGTGGGTGAGGTGCCAGGCGTTTAGCCtcagccagaaaaaaaaagaagaagaaaataaaactccTCCGTGCCTCTCATGTAGCAATTTGTTTGGTTTGAGGACAAACTCTAATGATAAGTGGGTCTACGGCAACTGTGGCGAGGTTGAAAGTTTGAGCAACTTGTTCAAAACGGAGGGTGACGTCAAACAGCAAGTAAAACCAAAATCTGCCAAGTACTCAGATCAGAAGAGGGACAAATATAAAAGGGAAATGTGTAGAGATCTGATAAATTGCCTGAGAGAAAAGAATTTtacctggagggagggagatttcTACAGCCCCTCTTAA